The Candidatus Binatia bacterium region TCTCGCCGTTCACGAGGTAGTCACGGACCTGCTCGACCACCTGGATCGCGACGTTGAGCTGGGCCTGCTCGGTGGAGGCGCCGAGGTGCGGCGTGCAGATCACGCGCGGGTGGGCCACCAGCGGGTCCTGCGGGGCCGGCGGCTCGGTCACGAAGACGTCGAGCGCGGCGCCGCCCACCTGGCCGCTCTCGAGCGCCGCCAGCAGCGCCT contains the following coding sequences:
- a CDS encoding phosphoglycerate dehydrogenase — translated: ALLAALESGQVGGAALDVFVTEPPAPQDPLVAHPRVICTPHLGASTEQAQLNVAIQVVEQVRDYLVNGEIRNGVNVPSVSPEILS